One Candidatus Omnitrophota bacterium genomic window carries:
- a CDS encoding GtrA family protein translates to MWKKQLLTYLASGAVGTAAHYGVFLCLVTLASVHPLWASVCGFVAGGVANYHLNYRVTFRSKLSHQVAGGRFFMVALSGLLLNTGIMGWGLEVLRLHFLSAQILATVLVFGWTFVVNKLWTFGALSA, encoded by the coding sequence ATGTGGAAAAAACAACTTTTAACCTACCTGGCCTCCGGCGCAGTTGGCACAGCTGCGCATTATGGTGTATTTTTATGTCTAGTCACTCTAGCGTCTGTGCACCCTCTCTGGGCGTCTGTGTGCGGTTTTGTGGCGGGCGGGGTCGCGAATTATCATCTGAATTACCGGGTAACGTTCCGGAGTAAGCTTTCTCATCAGGTCGCGGGCGGCCGTTTTTTTATGGTGGCGCTGAGCGGCTTGCTGCTCAACACAGGGATCATGGGATGGGGCCTGGAAGTCCTTAGGCTCCATTTCTTGAGCGCCCAAATCCTCGCCACAGTTCTGGTCTTTGGGTGGACCTTTGTCGTCAACAAGCTGTGGACCTTTGGCGCTCTAAGCGCCTGA
- a CDS encoding glycosyltransferase family 2 protein yields MSVFISVVVAAYNEEAVIEQFYERTARVLESISPDYEILVVNDGSRDSTAAKVRALHQKDARVKLVDLSRNFGKEIAMSAGLDFASGEVVVVTDADLQDPPELITEMLAKWREGYDTVYATRTLREGETALKKLTAGLFYRIMNQFSRTQIPEDTGDFRLMSRRTVQALRLLREENRFMKGVFTWVGFNQVGIPYERAPRAAGETKWNYWRLLNFAIEGITSFSYVPLQISTYVGVITAIFAFLYAGFLIIRTLLFGIDVPGYASLMVAILFFSGCQLTFLGIIGEYLGRMFEEIKRRPLYLVQEVLGLEPNSPQVLLRPKP; encoded by the coding sequence ATGTCCGTCTTCATTTCAGTCGTTGTGGCCGCCTATAACGAAGAGGCAGTGATTGAACAGTTCTATGAGCGCACTGCGCGTGTGCTGGAGTCCATTAGTCCGGATTATGAAATCCTCGTGGTCAACGACGGCAGCCGGGACAGCACCGCTGCCAAAGTGCGGGCTTTGCACCAAAAGGATGCCCGGGTCAAACTCGTCGATTTAAGCCGGAATTTCGGCAAAGAGATTGCAATGAGCGCGGGCCTGGATTTTGCTTCAGGCGAGGTGGTGGTCGTGACCGACGCCGACCTTCAGGATCCGCCGGAACTCATCACCGAGATGCTTGCCAAGTGGCGGGAGGGCTATGACACGGTTTACGCGACGCGGACTCTGCGGGAAGGGGAAACAGCCCTTAAAAAACTGACGGCCGGGCTTTTCTACCGGATCATGAACCAATTTTCCCGGACCCAAATCCCGGAGGATACCGGGGATTTCAGGCTGATGTCCCGCCGCACTGTGCAAGCGCTGCGCTTGCTGCGGGAGGAAAACCGCTTCATGAAAGGGGTCTTCACCTGGGTGGGCTTTAACCAGGTGGGAATTCCCTACGAGCGCGCGCCCCGTGCCGCAGGCGAAACCAAATGGAATTACTGGCGGCTTTTGAATTTTGCCATTGAAGGCATTACCTCATTCAGTTATGTTCCTTTGCAGATTTCCACCTATGTCGGGGTGATCACGGCGATTTTTGCTTTCCTTTACGCGGGGTTCCTGATCATCCGCACCTTGCTGTTCGGCATTGATGTGCCGGGCTATGCCTCGCTCATGGTGGCGATCCTCTTTTTCAGCGGATGCCAACTGACCTTCCTGGGTATTATCGGCGAATACCTGGGCCGCATGTTCGAGGAGATCAAGAGAAGGCCGCTGTATTTGGTTCAGGAAGTTTTGGGGCTTGAGCCAAACAGTCCACAAGTCCTGTTGCGGCCCAAACCATGA